Below is a genomic region from Miscanthus floridulus cultivar M001 chromosome 1, ASM1932011v1, whole genome shotgun sequence.
TTCTTTCCGTGCGGAATCGGAGGTTGCCACTCCAGGCCTCTCCAGCAGCCAGTGGCGAGGAGAAGGTTCCGTGCCGCGATTCCTTCACTCTACGGCTCCACCCGAGGAAGGCAGGAAAGGGAAAGGAAGGGGGAGCGTGCACTGCAGCTCGGTCGACGAGGTGAGGAAGACAAGTGGAATATTTTTGGGGTTCGCAGCGTCCGGCCGTGCGCGTTCGTCTGCCGCAGCCGCACCGAATCCGCTGGGCGGGCCGGGCGGTGCACCGAATCACCGGCGCGCGGATCGATGCCCACGCCGGCGCGGCGCCTTCATGGGGGAGGAAAAGGAAAGGCTGACCGAGCCCAGGACCGAGAAGTTACGGGTTGTCTGGCCCAACAGGAGCGGAATCGGGTTTTGGTCAGCCCTGGGCTGATGGTTGTGGGCTTCTGGCCCAGGAGAATTGAGCCTTGTCGTGCTTACTGCTGCTGGAACAGGAAGTAGGGAACAACTCTATCTATTATCCGTGCGGTGCTACAGGTAACAAAAAAACTATATTAATTATGATGCAAAAAAtctatattaatttatttttttgTATAATAAATATGCAGCCTCTCGAAATGCTCCCTTCACACATGCATGTTTCCTTGTCTCACCCCTCAATATCAGTAGCCCAACGATATCTTCGGGAAAAAATTGACCATAGAAGATATGAGCATAACAAATTCAGAATCTCACAATATACGAGCAAAACGAGATCCCCACGCGACCACGCCGCGCGCGTTCGCTCGCTGGCTGGTTCAGGCCCACACGGCTCTCGGCTGGGCAGGCACCGGAGTCCGACTGAACACGTCACACGATGGGTCGGTGGTGCAAAGCGGAACGCCGAGACCCCACCAACCGTCCGACGTGGCCGTGTCGCGGCGCGCTGACCTGTCCGCCCCGTCCACCATGGCTCGAGCAAACTCCTTCCCGCCTCCCGCCCGCTGCGTGCCGGAGCGTGCCGCGGCGCGCGAGCCTGCGCGCGCCACGCTCCCTCGCCCCCGCATCACACCACGCACGGATGCGCACCAATCGCAGCCCACCGATCGGCCACAAGCCCACCCCACAGACCCTCCTAGCCCGCACGGGATCCCGAACTTTTGTCCACGTAGGACGCCACGCGCGCAGCAGAGCCGTTCCAGGAAGCAACAGGCCGGATGCGCGTCGGAGACCTCTGCCGTGCCGGCTCCCCCAATCCGCATCGCTCCCCCCGCCGAACCTATTTCTACGCGCACCACCCATTCGTCGCCGGTGACTCGTCTCGGCTCGTGCTACTTCTACTTCGGAATTGCCCACCGGTCTCGCCACCCATACACCGGCGCCTCGGATCATCATCAGCTGTCGCAGGAGCTCGCGGGCGGTCCGGTCGGTGGTGCAGCGCGCGATGGCGGCGGCGCCTACCGTGCGGGGCTACGGGCcagcgtcgccgtcgtcgtcggtgGCGCTGCCTCGGCCGCGATCGCGGGCGCCTGCGTCGCTCGTGCCCATGACGACGCGGCGGGCGTCGTCGTCGGTGCGCCTGCGCGCGGCGGTCGCGGACGCGCCCCGCGGCGGCCTGCAGCTCCAGCGGCGGGAGGAGGCGGATGGATTGTCGGGGATCGTGTTCGGCAGAGGAGAGGAGGATGAGGGGTTGGAGAAGGTCGGGGAGGAGAAGGTGGAGGGGTGGATGCGGGAGTCGATCGCGGAGATCGTGCGGCACATCGGCGAGGCGCCGTTCCTGGTGCACCTGTTCAGCAGCGACGACGGCGAGGGCGAGCGCCTGACGGTCCGGCGGGAGCCCGCGGCGCCGGAGAGCTGGCCGGACGTGCGGCGCCGGTGGGGGCCCGGCGGGCAGCGGAG
It encodes:
- the LOC136476235 gene encoding uncharacterized protein produces the protein MAAAPTVRGYGPASPSSSVALPRPRSRAPASLVPMTTRRASSSVRLRAAVADAPRGGLQLQRREEADGLSGIVFGRGEEDEGLEKVGEEKVEGWMRESIAEIVRHIGEAPFLVHLFSSDDGEGERLTVRREPAAPESWPDVRRRWGPGGQRRPDGIILVEQVAADGGASASEAARKVWGLVVQARGMECASCYVLDTCRVRSSAGFCTHFCLARVQCFGDPVELQLRNAWLNRLAGRR